Proteins found in one Gardnerella vaginalis ATCC 14018 = JCM 11026 genomic segment:
- the prfB gene encoding peptide chain release factor 2: MAEFDFAQALNDVEAKYSLISKALDVNSLKTAIADLEKQASEPGLWDDSDHAQQVTSKLSAAQSQLKRLQAVEQRIEDTKTLIELGQEEEDADSMSEAQEELGSIAHELDDMEVQTLLDGEYDARAAVVTIRSGAGGVDAADFAQMLLRMYLRWAERNGYKTKMMDTSYAEEAGIKSATFQVDAPYAYGRLSVEGGTHRMVRISPFDNQGRRQTGFSAVEVIPLVEATDHIDIPDSDIRVDTFQASGPGGQGVNTTYSAVRITHLPTGLVVSMQDERSQIQNRAAAMAVLQSRLLVLKHAEEAAKKKELAGDIKASWGDQMRSYVLHPYQMVKDLRTGYETSQTQAVFDGDIDGFIEAGIRWRHEQRVAAKKEAEEKSQA; this comes from the coding sequence ATGGCGGAATTTGATTTTGCCCAAGCGTTAAATGATGTTGAAGCAAAGTATTCTTTGATTTCTAAGGCTTTAGACGTTAATTCGTTGAAGACTGCTATTGCAGATTTAGAAAAGCAGGCTTCGGAGCCTGGACTTTGGGATGATTCTGATCACGCTCAGCAAGTTACGAGTAAGCTTTCGGCAGCTCAGTCTCAATTAAAGCGTTTACAAGCCGTTGAGCAACGCATTGAAGATACTAAGACTTTGATTGAACTTGGTCAGGAAGAAGAGGATGCTGATTCTATGAGCGAGGCTCAAGAGGAGCTTGGCTCTATTGCTCACGAGTTGGACGATATGGAAGTTCAAACTCTTCTTGACGGCGAATATGATGCTCGTGCAGCGGTGGTGACAATACGCTCTGGTGCGGGTGGTGTGGATGCTGCCGATTTTGCGCAAATGCTTCTTAGAATGTACTTGCGTTGGGCGGAACGAAACGGCTACAAAACTAAGATGATGGATACGTCTTACGCAGAAGAAGCTGGTATTAAATCCGCCACTTTCCAAGTTGATGCCCCATATGCGTATGGTCGTCTTTCCGTAGAAGGCGGCACTCACAGAATGGTTCGTATTTCTCCATTCGACAATCAAGGCAGGCGTCAAACTGGCTTTAGTGCCGTAGAAGTAATCCCACTTGTTGAAGCTACAGATCATATTGACATTCCAGATTCTGACATTCGTGTGGATACTTTCCAGGCGTCTGGCCCTGGCGGACAAGGCGTAAACACTACGTATTCCGCTGTGCGCATCACGCATTTGCCAACTGGTTTGGTTGTTTCAATGCAAGATGAGCGCAGCCAGATTCAGAACCGAGCTGCTGCAATGGCGGTTTTGCAATCGCGTTTACTTGTGCTTAAGCATGCTGAGGAAGCAGCGAAAAAGAAGGAGCTTGCTGGAGATATTAAGGCAAGTTGGGGAGACCAAATGCGCTCATACGTGCTTCACCCATACCAGATGGTGAAGGATTTGCGCACTGGCTACGAAACTTCGCAAACTCAGGCTGTTTTTGACGGCGATATTGACGGTTTTATTGAAGCTGGAATTCGTTGGCGTCACGAACAGAGAGTTGCAGCTAAAAAAGAGGCTGAGGAAAAGTCGCAAGCTTAG
- the map gene encoding type I methionyl aminopeptidase, giving the protein MIELKTPSEIEAMKPAGRFVGSILKDLQAMTKVGTNLLEIDDFVRQRIMSRKGASSCYVDYAPDFGTGPFAHYICTSVNDAVLHGVPFDYNLKDGDLLTLDLAINVDGWVGDSAISFVVGKHADPEDLRLIKCTEEALEAGINMAQPGNRLGDISAAVGCVAHEYGYSVNLEFGGHGVGHIMHGDPHVPNDGTAHHGYKLRPGLVIAIEPWFLKTTDEIYQDPKDGWTLRSADGSRGAHSEHTIAITENGPEILTVR; this is encoded by the coding sequence ATGATTGAACTTAAAACTCCATCCGAGATTGAAGCTATGAAGCCTGCGGGTCGCTTCGTTGGTAGTATTCTTAAAGATTTACAAGCAATGACAAAAGTTGGAACAAATCTTCTTGAGATTGATGACTTTGTTCGTCAACGCATTATGAGCCGTAAAGGTGCGTCTTCTTGCTATGTTGACTACGCTCCTGATTTTGGAACTGGTCCTTTTGCGCACTACATTTGCACTTCTGTAAACGATGCTGTTCTTCACGGAGTTCCTTTTGATTACAACCTTAAAGACGGCGATTTGTTGACTCTTGACTTAGCGATTAACGTTGACGGATGGGTTGGAGATTCTGCTATTAGTTTCGTGGTTGGAAAGCATGCGGATCCTGAAGATTTGCGCTTAATTAAGTGCACTGAGGAAGCACTTGAGGCTGGAATTAACATGGCTCAGCCTGGAAACCGCCTTGGAGACATTTCCGCAGCTGTTGGATGCGTTGCTCACGAGTATGGTTACAGCGTAAACCTTGAGTTTGGCGGTCACGGAGTTGGCCATATTATGCATGGCGATCCGCACGTTCCTAACGATGGCACTGCGCATCACGGCTACAAGCTTCGCCCAGGCTTGGTTATTGCTATTGAGCCGTGGTTCTTAAAGACTACTGACGAGATTTATCAAGATCCAAAAGACGGTTGGACTCTTCGATCTGCTGACGGTTCGCGTGGCGCTCATAGCGAGCATACGATTGCAATTACAGAGAATGGTCCAGAGATTTTGACCGTACGCTAA
- a CDS encoding M13 family metallopeptidase has product MPNNNDNNNKESQKEISAVNFDPASFSSVTRPQDDLFRYVNGPWIDTYTLPEDKPMYGAFYKLAEDAETQIRDILESEDCPAKKSRILYRNYLDTASIEKAGITPIKSDLDAVDAANSKEDLVRTIASLTPYGGPNAMFAFGVCGDPKDPKTNIMHIEQAGLGLPDEAYYREDNYAPIRAEYVKMVASLLRLAGYGDATTTREQSERFLKVETQIASNHWDNVATRDSQKTYNPYDYADLAKTLEALNLDAFLDAAQKSYDDSEEAKNQPIDFRKAFSKVVVHEPSFIEGLNKIWQEADLEDLKLWARVHVILCWASMLSEDFAQARFDFYGKVLSGATKPRDRWKRAIGVVDDACGEEVGKEYVRLHFPESSKKYMQGLVDNLINAYRESISHSSWLGEETKAKALEKLSKFEPNIGYTNHWIDYSALNIKEDACLIENMREVSRFVFGRYTAKAGEPVDREEWQMTPQTVNAYYDPLLNVIVFPAAILQPPFFSPSAPDAANYGAIGAVIGHEIGHGFDDQGCEYDGDGVLNNWWTEEDKTNFTERTKTLIEQYNAFTPTQLIVKYSHLKSKEERDAMPHVNGALTIGENIGDLSGVTIALKAYAFALQKSKGQEIDGSDDAIRETLLNAPKIDGFTALQRFFLSYALVWRSKARNEIAEQYLQIDPHSPAECRTNGIARNVDLFYDAFDVKEGDEMWLDPSERVHIW; this is encoded by the coding sequence ATGCCTAATAACAATGATAATAATAATAAAGAATCGCAGAAGGAAATTTCTGCTGTAAATTTTGACCCAGCTTCCTTCTCATCGGTTACTCGACCACAAGACGATTTATTCCGTTACGTAAACGGTCCTTGGATTGACACTTACACTCTTCCAGAAGACAAGCCAATGTATGGTGCTTTCTACAAGCTCGCAGAAGATGCAGAGACGCAAATTCGAGATATTTTAGAAAGCGAAGATTGCCCAGCCAAAAAGTCGCGAATCTTATACCGCAACTATTTGGATACTGCATCTATTGAAAAAGCTGGAATTACGCCAATTAAGAGCGATTTAGACGCTGTTGATGCGGCAAACAGCAAGGAAGACCTGGTTCGCACTATTGCTTCTCTTACTCCATACGGTGGTCCAAATGCAATGTTTGCTTTTGGCGTCTGCGGAGACCCTAAAGACCCTAAGACGAATATTATGCACATTGAGCAGGCTGGATTGGGCTTGCCAGACGAAGCATACTATCGCGAAGATAATTACGCTCCGATTCGCGCTGAATACGTAAAAATGGTGGCTTCATTGTTGCGCTTAGCTGGTTACGGAGATGCCACTACTACAAGAGAGCAATCGGAACGTTTCTTGAAGGTTGAAACACAAATCGCAAGCAACCACTGGGATAACGTAGCAACACGCGATTCTCAAAAAACTTATAATCCTTACGATTATGCTGATTTGGCAAAAACGCTTGAAGCGTTAAATCTTGACGCATTCTTGGATGCTGCCCAAAAATCTTACGACGATTCCGAAGAAGCAAAGAATCAGCCAATAGATTTTCGTAAAGCTTTTAGCAAAGTAGTAGTTCACGAGCCAAGCTTTATAGAAGGATTGAATAAGATTTGGCAAGAAGCCGACTTAGAAGATCTAAAGCTTTGGGCACGCGTGCACGTGATTTTGTGCTGGGCAAGCATGTTAAGCGAGGATTTTGCACAAGCGCGATTTGACTTCTACGGCAAAGTTCTTTCCGGCGCCACCAAGCCGCGCGATCGCTGGAAGCGCGCAATCGGAGTTGTTGACGATGCTTGCGGCGAGGAAGTCGGTAAAGAATACGTGCGCTTGCACTTCCCTGAGTCTTCTAAAAAGTATATGCAAGGCTTAGTTGACAATCTTATTAACGCTTACCGCGAGTCGATTTCTCACAGCAGCTGGCTTGGCGAGGAAACTAAAGCAAAGGCTTTGGAAAAGCTTAGCAAGTTTGAGCCAAATATTGGTTATACTAATCATTGGATTGACTACTCTGCGCTAAATATTAAGGAAGACGCTTGCTTAATTGAGAATATGCGCGAAGTTTCTCGATTTGTGTTTGGTAGGTATACTGCAAAAGCTGGAGAACCTGTGGATCGCGAAGAGTGGCAGATGACTCCGCAAACTGTAAACGCTTACTACGATCCGCTGCTTAACGTAATCGTGTTCCCAGCTGCGATTTTGCAGCCGCCATTCTTTAGCCCGAGTGCTCCAGACGCAGCAAACTACGGCGCTATTGGTGCCGTAATCGGTCACGAAATCGGCCACGGTTTTGACGATCAAGGTTGCGAATACGACGGCGACGGCGTGCTTAACAATTGGTGGACTGAAGAAGACAAAACCAACTTCACTGAGCGCACTAAAACGCTTATTGAGCAATACAATGCTTTTACACCAACGCAGCTTATTGTTAAATACTCTCACTTAAAGAGCAAAGAAGAGCGCGATGCAATGCCTCACGTAAATGGCGCTTTAACAATCGGCGAAAACATTGGTGATTTAAGCGGAGTAACTATTGCTCTTAAAGCCTACGCTTTTGCTTTGCAAAAGAGCAAGGGACAAGAAATCGACGGAAGTGACGATGCGATTCGCGAAACTTTGCTGAACGCTCCTAAGATTGATGGTTTCACTGCTTTGCAACGATTCTTCTTAAGCTACGCACTTGTGTGGCGTTCAAAGGCTCGTAACGAGATTGCGGAGCAATACCTTCAAATCGACCCACACTCCCCTGCAGAGTGCCGCACTAATGGCATTGCGCGCAACGTTGACTTGTTCTACGATGCTTTCGACGTTAAAGAAGGCGACGAGATGTGGCTCGACCCAAGCGAGCGCGTACACATTTGGTAA
- a CDS encoding single-stranded DNA-binding protein, with protein sequence MAQQQATLTISGYVGNDPVNFSRNENSPACSLRIGSTTSYYHSEERQWKDRPTTWMTVKAYKSLAANVLKSVHKGDAIVVCGNLNTESWHKDGEDRSRVVLEATAIGHDLNRGISAFTKYSYNRGRTDQSNNSKYHTNQINQENRSNQETYSNQDLSLAMKNPMANTYSMDSSQENDSQEYHYDAESSAKETIDFVSQVEENQYDDIEGGVNDF encoded by the coding sequence ATGGCACAACAACAAGCAACACTAACAATCAGCGGCTATGTAGGGAATGACCCTGTGAACTTTAGTCGCAACGAAAACTCACCAGCATGCTCACTTAGAATAGGAAGCACAACGTCTTACTATCATAGCGAGGAAAGACAGTGGAAAGATAGACCGACAACTTGGATGACAGTAAAAGCATACAAGTCTTTAGCTGCAAATGTACTAAAAAGCGTGCATAAGGGAGACGCGATAGTCGTATGTGGAAATTTAAACACGGAATCCTGGCACAAAGACGGAGAAGACCGATCTCGAGTTGTACTAGAAGCAACCGCAATTGGACACGACCTAAATCGAGGAATCAGTGCTTTTACTAAATACTCTTATAATCGTGGAAGAACCGATCAGAGTAACAATAGCAAATATCACACTAATCAAATAAACCAAGAAAATCGGTCAAATCAAGAGACTTATTCCAACCAAGATTTGAGCTTGGCGATGAAAAACCCTATGGCTAATACATATTCTATGGATTCTTCGCAAGAAAACGACAGCCAAGAATACCATTATGATGCTGAATCTTCAGCAAAAGAAACAATAGATTTCGTCTCACAAGTCGAAGAAAACCAATATGACGATATTGAAGGAGGTGTAAATGATTTTTAG
- a CDS encoding proline--tRNA ligase has translation MNSNVLRMSQLFLRTLREDPADADVTSAKLMQRAGYIRKSAPGVWTWLPLGLKVLNKVQAIIREEINGIGAQEVHFPALLPREPYEATNRWEEYGDNIFRLKDRHEADYLLAPTHEEVFTLLVKDMYSSYKDLPVTLYQIQTKYRDEFRPRAGLIRGREFIMQDAYSFSIDEDGLKSAYVEERAAYARIFDRLGIKYVIVHAVSGPMGGSDSEEFLAPMAIGEDTFALAPSGKAWNVEALTTPEMQDVDCSATPKMETLDTPDAKTIEALVKVSNDLHPREDGREWQASDTLKNLIIAVKHPADAEGGEHEEPWREIVAIGIPGDRQVDMKRLEAQFAPAEIEEATEDDLKAHPEFVKGYIGFSVLGPQARKDGSGIENPVRYLMDAHVVKGSAWITGADEDGKHVYNAVYGRDFEADGVVEAAQVRDGDMSPDGSGPLSFERGVEIGQVFQLGLKYSKALGLSVLNENGKAVPVWMGCYGIGVSRVIACLAETHHDDAGLAWPMAIAPAQVHVVATGKDQVAFDAAEKVVEELSKQGIEVIFDDRPKVSPGVKFKDAELVGVPLIAVAGRDTVNNGTIEIRDRNGSNVEAIPVDEAAARIVERVREQL, from the coding sequence ATGAATTCCAATGTACTTCGTATGTCTCAGCTGTTCCTTCGTACGCTGCGCGAGGATCCAGCAGACGCGGACGTAACTTCCGCAAAACTTATGCAGCGCGCAGGCTATATTCGTAAATCTGCCCCAGGTGTGTGGACTTGGTTGCCGCTTGGACTCAAGGTTTTAAACAAGGTTCAAGCGATTATTCGTGAAGAAATCAACGGTATCGGTGCACAGGAGGTCCACTTCCCAGCGCTTCTTCCACGTGAGCCTTATGAGGCTACAAATCGTTGGGAAGAATACGGCGATAACATTTTCCGCCTTAAGGATCGTCATGAGGCTGACTATCTTCTTGCTCCAACGCACGAAGAAGTTTTCACATTGCTTGTTAAGGATATGTATTCTTCTTACAAGGATTTGCCAGTTACTTTGTATCAGATTCAAACGAAGTATCGCGATGAATTCCGTCCTCGTGCAGGTCTTATTCGCGGACGCGAGTTTATTATGCAAGACGCTTACTCGTTCTCGATTGACGAAGATGGTTTGAAGTCTGCTTATGTTGAAGAGCGCGCTGCTTACGCTCGAATTTTCGACCGTTTGGGCATTAAATACGTGATTGTTCACGCTGTTTCTGGCCCTATGGGCGGATCGGATTCTGAGGAATTCTTGGCTCCAATGGCAATTGGCGAAGATACTTTTGCGCTTGCTCCTTCTGGAAAAGCTTGGAATGTTGAGGCTTTGACCACACCAGAAATGCAAGATGTTGACTGCTCGGCAACTCCTAAAATGGAGACTCTTGATACTCCAGATGCTAAGACGATTGAGGCTTTGGTTAAGGTTTCCAACGATTTGCATCCGCGCGAAGACGGCCGCGAATGGCAAGCAAGCGATACTTTGAAGAATCTGATCATTGCTGTTAAGCATCCAGCTGATGCTGAGGGTGGTGAGCACGAGGAGCCATGGCGCGAAATCGTGGCTATTGGTATTCCAGGTGACCGCCAGGTAGATATGAAGCGTCTTGAAGCTCAGTTTGCTCCTGCAGAAATTGAAGAAGCAACTGAGGATGATTTGAAGGCTCATCCTGAGTTTGTTAAGGGCTACATTGGCTTTAGCGTATTAGGTCCTCAAGCTCGCAAAGATGGTAGTGGAATTGAAAATCCTGTCCGCTACTTGATGGATGCTCACGTTGTAAAGGGCAGCGCCTGGATTACAGGAGCCGACGAAGACGGAAAGCATGTTTACAACGCTGTTTACGGCCGCGATTTTGAGGCTGATGGTGTTGTTGAAGCAGCCCAGGTTCGCGACGGCGATATGAGCCCAGATGGTTCCGGCCCATTGAGCTTCGAACGCGGTGTGGAAATCGGTCAGGTGTTCCAGCTCGGCTTAAAGTATTCTAAGGCTTTGGGCTTAAGCGTTCTTAACGAAAATGGTAAAGCTGTACCAGTTTGGATGGGCTGTTACGGTATTGGCGTTAGCCGCGTGATTGCATGCTTGGCAGAAACGCATCACGATGATGCTGGTCTTGCATGGCCTATGGCGATTGCTCCAGCTCAAGTTCACGTCGTTGCTACAGGCAAAGATCAAGTTGCTTTCGATGCTGCTGAGAAGGTTGTTGAAGAGCTTAGTAAGCAGGGAATCGAAGTAATCTTCGACGATCGTCCAAAGGTTTCTCCAGGCGTGAAGTTTAAGGATGCTGAGCTTGTTGGTGTGCCGCTGATTGCTGTAGCCGGCCGCGATACTGTGAACAATGGAACGATTGAAATCCGCGATCGCAACGGTTCAAACGTTGAGGCAATTCCAGTGGATGAGGCTGCTGCTCGAATTGTAGAGCGCGTTCGTGAACAGTTGTAA
- a CDS encoding PIF1 family DEAD/DEAH box helicase, giving the protein MKQSEALTIINAGASVFITGAPGAGKTYVLNAAIREMRKNGLSVAVTASTGIAATHLNGQTIHSWSGVGVSNALSDSLLKTIRARRGKRIKATEVLVLDEVSMIHAWLFDMVDEVCRKVRKNSAPFGGLQVVISGDFFQLPPVSTSMRNRDVFEPSPEFIESREKYAAAGKNPEGYITESFAWDALKPVVCYLTEQHRQDDGKLLEVLTDIRGGLVSYEDKQVLASRLGEYPQDDEVSVHLFPTNSQADGLNNVQLAAIDAEPHEFVATEAGPKNLVERLKKNMLAPERLVLKVGAAVMALRNDQDKQYVNGSVGRVLRFAPESKGGWPIVEFENGNIVTLKPAAWEMTDGETVLASVNQVPLRCAWGITIHKSQGMTLDSAVMDLRRTFAPGMGYVALSRVENLGGLYLEGINDRAFSVSADAVLLDGFLREASEKASKLLTNSGANSFIKNTLENEFVSQQELDIFASTSNDEFGFNDEF; this is encoded by the coding sequence ATGAAGCAATCCGAAGCCCTAACCATAATCAACGCTGGTGCAAGCGTTTTCATTACCGGCGCTCCGGGTGCAGGTAAAACCTACGTATTAAACGCGGCTATTCGCGAAATGCGAAAAAACGGTTTAAGCGTGGCTGTAACGGCTTCTACAGGAATCGCAGCAACGCATTTAAACGGTCAAACCATTCACTCGTGGAGTGGAGTTGGAGTTTCAAACGCGCTTAGCGATTCGCTTCTTAAAACCATTAGAGCTAGGCGAGGGAAACGCATAAAAGCCACGGAAGTGCTCGTGTTGGACGAAGTTTCAATGATTCACGCGTGGCTTTTCGACATGGTTGATGAAGTATGCCGCAAAGTGCGCAAAAACTCTGCTCCCTTCGGCGGACTTCAAGTAGTTATTTCGGGAGATTTCTTCCAGCTGCCTCCTGTGAGTACTTCTATGCGAAATCGCGATGTGTTCGAGCCAAGTCCAGAGTTTATTGAGTCGCGCGAAAAGTATGCTGCTGCTGGCAAAAATCCAGAAGGCTATATTACGGAATCTTTCGCCTGGGATGCTTTAAAGCCTGTTGTGTGCTATTTAACTGAGCAACATCGTCAGGATGACGGCAAATTGCTTGAAGTTTTGACGGATATTCGTGGCGGTCTTGTAAGCTACGAAGATAAGCAAGTGCTTGCCAGTCGCCTTGGTGAGTATCCGCAAGACGATGAAGTTTCGGTTCATCTTTTCCCTACGAACTCACAAGCAGATGGTTTAAATAATGTGCAGCTTGCGGCAATTGATGCTGAGCCTCACGAATTCGTGGCAACAGAAGCCGGCCCTAAAAATCTCGTCGAGCGTTTAAAAAAGAATATGCTCGCTCCAGAACGGCTTGTATTAAAGGTTGGAGCTGCAGTGATGGCGTTGCGAAATGATCAAGATAAGCAGTATGTGAACGGCTCGGTTGGGCGAGTTTTGAGATTCGCACCTGAATCTAAAGGTGGATGGCCGATTGTTGAGTTTGAAAACGGCAATATTGTCACTCTTAAGCCGGCTGCTTGGGAAATGACGGATGGTGAGACTGTTCTTGCTAGCGTAAATCAAGTGCCACTTAGATGCGCGTGGGGAATTACGATTCATAAATCGCAAGGTATGACGCTTGACAGTGCGGTAATGGATTTGCGTAGAACTTTTGCTCCCGGAATGGGATATGTGGCGCTTTCTCGCGTGGAAAATCTTGGCGGGCTTTATTTGGAAGGTATTAACGATCGCGCGTTTAGTGTTTCGGCGGATGCTGTACTGTTAGACGGATTCTTGCGTGAGGCTTCTGAGAAAGCAAGTAAGCTTCTTACTAACAGTGGTGCCAATTCTTTCATAAAAAACACGTTAGAAAACGAATTCGTTAGTCAGCAGGAACTTGATATTTTTGCAAGTACTAGCAATGATGAGTTTGGATTCAATGACGAGTTTTAG
- the orn gene encoding oligoribonuclease, protein MAEAKEDLTFTPEESRLIWIDCEMTGLDIFHDELCEVSVVPTDFNLKVLDDGIDLVIKPSDAAVAHMNDFVRNMHTSSGLVDECNKNGLPLEEAQKQVVEYVKRFLPEHGKAHLAGNSVGSDKKFLDRYMPDLMANLHYRVIDVSTLKEISRRLYPDVYRNKPAKHGGHRALADIIESIDELRYYRDMMFVPAPGPSEAQAKAGAQHIESTSLLRDYERRGDALEDVNSAEKRDY, encoded by the coding sequence ATGGCTGAAGCTAAGGAAGATCTTACGTTTACGCCGGAAGAATCGCGCTTAATTTGGATTGATTGCGAGATGACGGGACTCGATATTTTCCACGACGAATTATGCGAAGTATCTGTAGTTCCAACTGATTTTAATTTGAAAGTTCTAGACGACGGTATTGATTTAGTGATTAAGCCGAGCGATGCTGCTGTGGCTCATATGAACGATTTCGTACGCAATATGCACACTTCTTCTGGGCTTGTTGACGAGTGTAATAAAAACGGTTTGCCTCTAGAAGAAGCACAAAAGCAGGTTGTTGAGTATGTAAAGCGCTTTTTGCCAGAGCACGGAAAAGCACATCTTGCTGGCAACTCTGTTGGCTCCGATAAAAAGTTCCTCGACCGTTACATGCCAGATTTAATGGCAAATCTGCACTATCGCGTAATAGACGTAAGCACGTTGAAGGAGATTTCGCGCAGACTTTACCCAGACGTTTACCGCAATAAGCCGGCAAAACACGGCGGTCACCGTGCGCTCGCGGATATTATTGAGTCGATTGACGAGTTGAGATATTACCGTGACATGATGTTTGTTCCAGCTCCAGGCCCAAGCGAAGCACAGGCAAAAGCTGGCGCACAGCACATTGAGAGCACGAGCTTGCTTCGCGACTACGAGCGCCGCGGAGACGCGCTAGAAGACGTAAATTCCGCAGAAAAGCGCGATTATTAA
- the guaB gene encoding IMP dehydrogenase → MATTDMNTESVYAPVPPIFEKLGLAYDDVLLLPNETDVIPSEVDTTTHLTREITMKVPAISAAMDTVTESDMAIAMARNGGIGVLHRNLSIDDQAAQVDIVKRSESGMITDPLTVHPDATLADLDKLCGRFHISGLPVVDSENRLVGIITNRDMRFIASEDYDRLKVKDVMTRENLVTGPSNISKEDAHRLLADNKVEKLPLVDAEGKLTGLITVKDFVKTEQYPDATKDDQGRLRVAAGIGFLGDAWQRACALMEAGVDVLVVDTANGEARLALDMIRRIKADKAFDGVQIIGGNIATRQGAQAMIDAGVDAVKVGVGPGSICTTRVVAGVGVPQLTAVYDAAQACKAAGVPCIADGGIHYSGDIAKALVAGADTVMLGGTLAGCEEAPGEKVLLHGKQYKLYRGMGSLGAMAPRGKKSYSKDRYFQADVTSSDKVVPEGVEGEVPYRGPLNAVLYQLLGGLHQSMFYVGAHNIKEMQERGRFIRITDAGLRESHPHDIVMTAEAPNYSGFHN, encoded by the coding sequence ATGGCTACAACTGATATGAACACGGAATCCGTGTATGCTCCTGTTCCACCAATTTTCGAGAAGCTCGGACTTGCTTATGATGATGTGCTGTTGCTTCCAAACGAAACCGATGTAATCCCATCCGAAGTGGATACAACTACTCATCTGACTCGCGAAATCACTATGAAAGTTCCTGCAATTTCTGCAGCAATGGACACAGTAACCGAGTCCGATATGGCTATTGCAATGGCTCGAAATGGCGGAATTGGTGTTCTTCATCGCAATCTTTCTATAGATGATCAGGCTGCGCAAGTCGATATTGTTAAGCGCAGCGAGTCTGGTATGATTACCGACCCACTCACTGTTCACCCAGATGCAACGCTCGCAGATTTAGATAAATTGTGCGGGCGTTTTCATATTTCTGGTTTGCCAGTGGTAGATAGCGAAAATCGTCTAGTTGGTATTATTACCAATCGCGATATGCGTTTCATTGCTTCCGAAGACTATGATCGTTTGAAAGTCAAAGACGTGATGACTCGCGAAAATCTCGTCACTGGTCCTTCTAATATTTCTAAAGAAGACGCGCATCGTTTGCTTGCAGACAACAAAGTTGAAAAATTGCCTTTGGTTGATGCAGAAGGCAAGCTTACTGGTTTGATTACTGTTAAGGATTTTGTGAAGACTGAGCAGTATCCAGATGCTACTAAGGATGATCAGGGTCGCTTGCGCGTGGCTGCTGGAATTGGCTTCCTTGGAGATGCTTGGCAGCGTGCGTGCGCGCTTATGGAAGCTGGAGTTGACGTGCTTGTGGTTGATACCGCAAACGGAGAGGCTCGATTGGCTCTCGATATGATTCGCAGAATTAAGGCAGATAAGGCGTTTGACGGAGTACAAATTATTGGCGGAAATATTGCTACTCGCCAAGGCGCTCAGGCTATGATTGATGCCGGCGTCGACGCTGTAAAGGTTGGCGTTGGACCAGGCTCTATTTGCACTACGCGCGTTGTTGCAGGCGTTGGTGTGCCTCAGCTTACTGCTGTTTATGATGCGGCTCAGGCTTGCAAGGCTGCTGGCGTTCCATGCATTGCTGATGGTGGTATTCACTATTCTGGCGATATTGCTAAGGCTTTGGTTGCTGGCGCTGACACCGTTATGCTCGGCGGCACTTTGGCTGGTTGCGAGGAAGCTCCAGGTGAAAAGGTTTTACTTCACGGCAAGCAGTATAAGCTTTATCGTGGCATGGGCTCGCTTGGCGCAATGGCTCCTCGCGGTAAGAAGTCTTATTCTAAGGATCGTTACTTCCAGGCAGACGTTACTAGCTCCGACAAGGTGGTTCCAGAAGGCGTGGAAGGCGAAGTTCCATATCGCGGTCCACTTAACGCTGTGCTTTACCAGTTGCTTGGCGGATTGCATCAGTCTATGTTCTACGTTGGTGCGCACAATATTAAGGAAATGCAAGAGCGCGGTCGCTTTATTCGCATTACGGATGCTGGTCTTCGCGAATCGCATCCTCACGATATTGTGATGACTGCAGAAGCGCCAAACTACAGCGGTTTCCACAACTAA